The Humulus lupulus chromosome 4, drHumLupu1.1, whole genome shotgun sequence genome has a window encoding:
- the LOC133832790 gene encoding uncharacterized mitochondrial protein AtMg00860-like, which yields MDMMIIVYKDYLDKFLVVFIDDILIYSKTKGEHQEHLRLTVNRLLEHQLYANFSNCEFWLEQVTFLRHIVSWNGVEVDLEKIEAIRDWPQPKNALEVRSFLGFAGYYQKFVEGFSKIATPLTNLTRKHQKFTWTKKC from the coding sequence atggacatgatgatcATAGTAtataaggactacttggataaatttttAGTAGTTTTTATAGACGACatccttatctactcaaagacCAAGGGAGAGCATCAGGAGCACCTGAGGTTGACGGTAAACAGACTATTAGAGCATCAACTATATGCTAATTTTTCTAAttgtgagttttggttggaacAAGTGACTTTCTTAAGGCATATAGTGTCATGGAATGGAGTAGAAGTGGATCTGGAAAAGattgaggccattagagactggccccaaccAAAGAATGCCTTAGAGGTTCGAAGCTTCTTGGGGTTTGCGGGTTACTATCAGAAGTTTGTTGAGggtttttcaaagattgccacacccttgaccaacttgacCCGCAAACACCAAAAGTTTACATGGACTAAGAAATGTTAA